A stretch of the Epinephelus fuscoguttatus linkage group LG2, E.fuscoguttatus.final_Chr_v1 genome encodes the following:
- the LOC125899229 gene encoding membrane progestin receptor gamma-B-like isoform X2: MLSLIKLPRVFTINQVPKVFHEDSIISGYRHPRSSATDCILSLFQLTNETLNIWTHFLPTWYFLWKLVTVVLMQTAWQDSFIWPLLIFLLTCCIYPLASSCAHTFSSMSVRARHICFFFDYGALSFYSIGSSIIYSAYVFPDKWVNSLFHRCYIPITVINSVICTSVACYSRFPESQSPKFSKYLRVVAFAFPYLFDNIPLFYRVFLCVGEGCTDNDTNILHYYHIALAFLTGFLFATHLPERLAPGSFDYIGHSHQLFHVCGILGTHFQMKAAEQDMVTRRPWLLEHSIPITFANSLGVALLCVVVNLIIILLYSLPLLSAPVCPEKKHDKDPKKASAKVCPCY; the protein is encoded by the exons ATGCTCAGCCTCATTAAATTACCACGAGTCTTCACCATCAATCAAGTGCCAAAA GTTTTCCACGAGGACAGCATCATCTCCGGCTACCGACACCCCCGCAGCTCAGCCACCGACTGCATCCTGAGCCTCTTCCAGCTGACCAATGAGACGCTCAACATCTGGACCCACTTCCTGCCCACCTG GTACTTCCTATGGAAATTAGTGACGGTGGTGCTGATGCAGACGGCATGGCAGGACTCCTTCATCTGGCCTCTGTTGATCTTCCTGCTCACCTGCTGCATTTACCCGCTGGCGTCGAGCTGCGCTCACACCTTCAGCAGCATGTCAGTGCGGGCACGCCACATCTGCTTCTTCTTTGACTACGGCGCCCTCAGTTTCTACAGCATTG GGTCATCGATCATCTACTCAGCTTATGTTTTCCCGGACAAATGGGTGAACAGCCTCTTCCACAGGTGCTACATCCCCATCACTGTGATCAACAGCGTCATCTGCACCAGCGTCGCCTGCTACTCCAG atttcctGAAAGCCAGAGTCCAAAGTTCAGCAAATACCTCCGAGTTGTTGCCTTCGCCTTCCCCTACCTGTTTGACAACATTCCTCTGTTCTACAGG gtgtttctgtgtgtaggAGAGGGCTGCACAGACAATGATACCAACATCCTCCACTACTACCACATCGCCTTGGCTTTCCTCACAGGCTTTCTGTTCGCCACACATCTACCTGAGCGCCTGGCGCCTGGCAGCTTCGACTACATCG GTCACAGCCATCAACTCTTCCATGTGTGCGGCATCCTCGGCACCCACTTCCAGATGAAGGCCGCTGAGCAGGACATGGTGACACGGCGCCCCTGGCTCCTTGAACACTCCATCCCCATCACCTTTGCCAACTCACTGGGTGTAGCGCTGCTTTGTGTGGTGGTGAATCTGATTATCATCCTCCTGTACAGTTtacctctgctctctgctccagTCTGCCCAGAGAAGAAACATGATAAAGATCCAAAGAAAGCCTCAGCCAAGGTCTGCCCCTGCTACTAA
- the LOC125899229 gene encoding membrane progestin receptor gamma-B-like isoform X1, translating into MLSLIKLPRVFTINQVPKVFHEDSIISGYRHPRSSATDCILSLFQLTNETLNIWTHFLPTWYFLWKLVTVVLMQTAWQDSFIWPLLIFLLTCCIYPLASSCAHTFSSMSVRARHICFFFDYGALSFYSIGSSIIYSAYVFPDKWVNSLFHRCYIPITVINSVICTSVACYSRLGLPYLQYNHDTVMRFPESQSPKFSKYLRVVAFAFPYLFDNIPLFYRVFLCVGEGCTDNDTNILHYYHIALAFLTGFLFATHLPERLAPGSFDYIGHSHQLFHVCGILGTHFQMKAAEQDMVTRRPWLLEHSIPITFANSLGVALLCVVVNLIIILLYSLPLLSAPVCPEKKHDKDPKKASAKVCPCY; encoded by the exons ATGCTCAGCCTCATTAAATTACCACGAGTCTTCACCATCAATCAAGTGCCAAAA GTTTTCCACGAGGACAGCATCATCTCCGGCTACCGACACCCCCGCAGCTCAGCCACCGACTGCATCCTGAGCCTCTTCCAGCTGACCAATGAGACGCTCAACATCTGGACCCACTTCCTGCCCACCTG GTACTTCCTATGGAAATTAGTGACGGTGGTGCTGATGCAGACGGCATGGCAGGACTCCTTCATCTGGCCTCTGTTGATCTTCCTGCTCACCTGCTGCATTTACCCGCTGGCGTCGAGCTGCGCTCACACCTTCAGCAGCATGTCAGTGCGGGCACGCCACATCTGCTTCTTCTTTGACTACGGCGCCCTCAGTTTCTACAGCATTG GGTCATCGATCATCTACTCAGCTTATGTTTTCCCGGACAAATGGGTGAACAGCCTCTTCCACAGGTGCTACATCCCCATCACTGTGATCAACAGCGTCATCTGCACCAGCGTCGCCTGCTACTCCAG GCTTGGCTTACCGTATCTGCAATATAATCATGACACCGTGATGAG atttcctGAAAGCCAGAGTCCAAAGTTCAGCAAATACCTCCGAGTTGTTGCCTTCGCCTTCCCCTACCTGTTTGACAACATTCCTCTGTTCTACAGG gtgtttctgtgtgtaggAGAGGGCTGCACAGACAATGATACCAACATCCTCCACTACTACCACATCGCCTTGGCTTTCCTCACAGGCTTTCTGTTCGCCACACATCTACCTGAGCGCCTGGCGCCTGGCAGCTTCGACTACATCG GTCACAGCCATCAACTCTTCCATGTGTGCGGCATCCTCGGCACCCACTTCCAGATGAAGGCCGCTGAGCAGGACATGGTGACACGGCGCCCCTGGCTCCTTGAACACTCCATCCCCATCACCTTTGCCAACTCACTGGGTGTAGCGCTGCTTTGTGTGGTGGTGAATCTGATTATCATCCTCCTGTACAGTTtacctctgctctctgctccagTCTGCCCAGAGAAGAAACATGATAAAGATCCAAAGAAAGCCTCAGCCAAGGTCTGCCCCTGCTACTAA